A section of the Novosphingobium sp. G106 genome encodes:
- a CDS encoding DUF736 family protein — MANIGYVRPNANGALIGKIECLAFNNVIGLSPVESNNPRAPKYEIMARSGNSWVRVGALFEQTARTTGEVFYQGRIDDPKMDKPLDVALFGNSGPEGGYNVSWTRRRARQDFGQAAPVRGDEGESEGDGLGESTTGREIETDPFAGFPN, encoded by the coding sequence ATGGCTAACATTGGTTATGTTCGTCCGAATGCAAATGGCGCTCTGATCGGCAAGATCGAATGCCTCGCCTTCAACAATGTGATTGGTCTCTCGCCCGTCGAGAGCAACAACCCCCGCGCGCCCAAGTACGAGATCATGGCGCGCAGCGGAAATAGCTGGGTTCGGGTCGGGGCTCTGTTCGAGCAGACGGCGCGCACCACGGGGGAGGTTTTCTATCAGGGCCGCATTGACGATCCCAAGATGGATAAGCCGCTCGATGTTGCCCTGTTCGGCAACTCCGGCCCCGAAGGCGGCTACAATGTATCGTGGACCCGTCGCCGTGCGCGGCAGGACTTCGGACAGGCCGCGCCGGTACGCGGGGACGAGGGCGAAAGCGAGGGCGATGGCCTCGGGGAAAGCACTACCGGCCGCGAGATCGAAACCGATCCTTTCGCCGGTTTCCCGAACTGA
- a CDS encoding MbcA/ParS/Xre antitoxin family protein, which translates to MPTAPGTTAKRKATGIMTKARTRAAKAPPQAMAAGAAFVTHFIDKSGIVDVDQVADTFRMTKNQLAETVGLGVATMSKAERRTAPRTQSRVREMLEILSRIREWAGGETQAMAWYRAQPIPALDGRTPEALVKAGEAGAVRDYLDHLALGGFA; encoded by the coding sequence ATGCCAACTGCCCCCGGAACCACTGCCAAGCGTAAGGCGACCGGCATCATGACCAAGGCCCGCACTCGCGCCGCGAAAGCGCCGCCTCAAGCAATGGCGGCCGGTGCGGCTTTCGTAACCCACTTCATCGACAAGAGCGGCATCGTCGATGTCGACCAGGTCGCCGATACGTTCCGCATGACGAAGAACCAGTTGGCCGAGACAGTTGGCCTCGGCGTCGCCACCATGAGCAAGGCCGAGCGGCGGACCGCACCCCGGACGCAGTCCCGCGTTCGCGAGATGCTCGAGATCCTCTCGCGCATTCGCGAATGGGCTGGCGGCGAGACCCAGGCGATGGCCTGGTACCGCGCGCAGCCGATCCCGGCGCTCGATGGTCGAACCCCGGAGGCGCTGGTCAAGGCCGGGGAAGCGGGCGCGGTCCGCGACTATCTCGATCATCTGGCGCTGGGCGGCTTTGCTTGA
- a CDS encoding RES family NAD+ phosphorylase: MRFAHRCYRGHDPMWSFSPLSGDGAAKTGGRFNRRGEPTLYLSLDIMTSFAECTQGLTQRLHPLTMCEYDVDCEPVADLRTDDGRSAHGVSLEDLACPWLRYQRSGRDAPSWLVADRLKAEGFAGLIAPSFAPGATADNQNLILWSWGPDLPTRVIVFDPGGRLPKDQLSW, from the coding sequence TTGAGATTTGCTCACAGGTGCTACCGCGGCCACGATCCGATGTGGTCGTTCTCGCCGCTGTCGGGAGATGGCGCGGCCAAGACCGGCGGCCGCTTCAACCGCAGGGGTGAGCCCACACTCTACCTCTCGCTCGACATCATGACGTCGTTTGCCGAATGCACGCAGGGGCTGACCCAGCGCCTGCACCCGCTGACCATGTGCGAATACGACGTCGACTGCGAGCCCGTTGCGGACCTGCGCACCGATGATGGCCGATCAGCGCACGGCGTATCGCTCGAAGATCTCGCCTGCCCATGGCTGCGCTATCAGCGCAGCGGACGCGACGCGCCCTCGTGGCTCGTTGCCGATCGACTCAAAGCCGAAGGCTTTGCTGGGCTGATAGCGCCCAGTTTCGCGCCCGGCGCAACCGCAGATAACCAAAACCTCATCCTTTGGAGCTGGGGACCGGACCTTCCGACCCGCGTTATCGTGTTCGATCCGGGCGGACGCCTGCCAAAAGACCAGTTATCCTGGTAG
- a CDS encoding DUF1173 domain-containing protein, whose translation MQRYQMLDVEIGPDEDGFETVLARAYSLKQKPQCLCRRDIPLPLYIARRQNSHHLARWPGTGPRHAPTCDHYEAPDFLTGLGQVRGSAIVEDEESGETSLKFAFPLSRGPARAAPSSFTNDKPSVKTNGQKLTMRGLLHFLWDKAELTHWHPKMAGKRNWFIVRRALIQARLGCKVRGDSLARAVFIPETFNLDHKDEIAGRRLSELELAYASPDAIMVVIGEVKAIEPARYGEKILVRHLPDWPFLMDADMARRFHKRFAVEEELWRSEEAEGHLVMAASFAVGASGLPQLFEIAVMPVNRHWLPYESHEERALVAKAVQEKRRFVKGLRVNLGLEAPIASIALKDTGAEAAAIHLARNMPDPAYDEALAALMRTPGVTHVTWRPGDRLPDAQSRVYLPPPKR comes from the coding sequence ATGCAGCGATACCAGATGCTCGATGTCGAGATCGGGCCGGACGAAGACGGCTTCGAAACCGTCCTCGCGCGGGCCTATTCGCTTAAGCAAAAGCCGCAGTGCCTGTGCCGCCGGGACATCCCGCTGCCGCTTTACATCGCGCGGCGCCAGAACAGCCACCACCTGGCGCGCTGGCCCGGCACCGGCCCGCGCCATGCACCGACCTGCGATCACTACGAAGCGCCGGACTTCCTGACAGGGCTTGGCCAGGTCCGGGGCTCGGCGATCGTCGAGGATGAGGAGAGCGGCGAAACCTCGCTCAAGTTCGCCTTCCCGCTGTCGCGAGGCCCGGCCCGCGCCGCGCCGTCGTCGTTCACGAATGACAAGCCGTCGGTAAAGACCAACGGGCAGAAGCTGACGATGCGGGGGTTACTGCACTTTCTCTGGGACAAGGCGGAACTCACCCACTGGCATCCCAAGATGGCGGGCAAGCGAAACTGGTTCATCGTGCGCCGCGCGCTGATCCAGGCGCGCCTCGGCTGCAAGGTGCGCGGCGACAGCCTGGCGCGCGCGGTGTTCATCCCCGAGACCTTCAATCTCGACCACAAGGACGAAATCGCCGGCCGGCGTCTGTCGGAGCTGGAACTGGCCTATGCTTCGCCCGATGCGATCATGGTGGTGATCGGCGAGGTCAAAGCGATCGAGCCCGCGCGCTACGGCGAGAAGATCCTGGTGCGGCACCTGCCGGATTGGCCATTCCTGATGGATGCTGACATGGCTCGGCGCTTCCACAAGCGCTTCGCCGTAGAAGAAGAGCTCTGGCGTTCCGAAGAGGCCGAAGGCCATCTGGTCATGGCGGCAAGCTTCGCGGTCGGCGCTTCGGGCCTGCCGCAGCTTTTCGAAATCGCGGTCATGCCAGTGAACCGGCACTGGCTTCCCTATGAAAGCCATGAAGAACGCGCGCTGGTTGCCAAGGCCGTCCAGGAGAAGCGCCGCTTCGTCAAAGGCCTGCGCGTCAACCTTGGCCTCGAGGCGCCGATCGCCAGCATCGCGCTCAAGGACACAGGCGCCGAGGCCGCCGCGATACACCTCGCGCGCAACATGCCGGACCCCGCCTATGACGAGGCGCTAGCCGCGCTGATGCGCACGCCGGGCGTGACCCATGTGACCTGGCGGCCCGGCGACCGCCTGCCCGATGCACAGAGCCGCGTTTATCTGCCGCCGCCGAAGCGCTGA
- a CDS encoding type II toxin-antitoxin system RelE/ParE family toxin, whose protein sequence is MTAAYVLTDAAETDLREIVRYTRKQWGDEQVRSYIAKLKHGIERLAKGSGASKEMSDLYPGLRMVHCEHHYIFCLQREDAPALVVAILHERMDLVARLASRLQ, encoded by the coding sequence TTGACCGCTGCCTACGTGCTGACGGATGCGGCGGAAACCGACCTGCGGGAAATCGTCCGCTACACGCGCAAGCAATGGGGTGACGAACAGGTCCGCAGTTACATTGCCAAGCTGAAGCACGGTATCGAACGATTGGCGAAAGGTTCGGGAGCGTCCAAGGAGATGAGCGATCTCTATCCAGGTTTACGGATGGTACACTGCGAACATCACTACATCTTTTGCCTACAGCGGGAGGACGCGCCCGCGCTTGTTGTGGCGATCTTGCACGAGCGCATGGACCTCGTGGCCAGACTGGCATCGCGGCTCCAATAA
- a CDS encoding DUF6927 domain-containing protein: MGWLFMSTWAMGGFATPKAYLDDQFTYSPDENGGRQYGLRILKSVWSGSEYYAAAEPWNAEGTLPVFAVVCLVRWNPKAKSGEHFGYKDMTESMGPCYYRCPASVLDLLGPTDSEYAAGWRTRCRQQLALTRRRRPRPGDTLVLAEPMRFSDGYEGQSFAVIEYRKGIALKGRNGGYYRISRLMERAWTLVPASAAVGGVP, translated from the coding sequence ATGGGATGGCTCTTCATGTCGACCTGGGCGATGGGCGGCTTCGCCACGCCCAAAGCCTATCTCGACGACCAGTTCACCTATTCGCCGGATGAGAATGGCGGCCGTCAATACGGGCTTCGCATTCTTAAATCGGTCTGGTCGGGCAGCGAATACTACGCTGCGGCCGAGCCTTGGAACGCCGAGGGCACTCTGCCAGTCTTCGCCGTCGTCTGCCTGGTTCGCTGGAACCCCAAAGCGAAGAGCGGCGAGCACTTCGGGTACAAGGATATGACGGAATCGATGGGGCCTTGCTACTATCGGTGCCCCGCTTCGGTGCTCGACCTGCTCGGGCCGACCGACAGCGAATATGCCGCCGGGTGGCGGACGCGCTGCCGGCAGCAGCTGGCACTGACGCGCCGGCGCCGGCCGCGTCCCGGGGACACGCTGGTGCTCGCCGAGCCGATGCGGTTTTCGGATGGCTATGAGGGCCAGTCTTTCGCGGTGATCGAATACCGCAAAGGCATCGCGCTGAAGGGCCGCAACGGCGGCTATTACCGCATCTCGCGGCTGATGGAGCGGGCCTGGACACTGGTTCCGGCGAGCGCGGCAGTGGGAGGCGTCCCATGA
- a CDS encoding DUF3768 domain-containing protein: MATQASDAARTLTIAELNDRVRLGLDRNARVLITSNCLETLCGEGCAPTDRVLVQAELMAAFRHCQFSEDSPERDFGVVELRGRTVWMKIDYYDLTLDYGSDDPADASVTTRVMTILLPEDY, encoded by the coding sequence ATGGCCACACAGGCCAGCGACGCCGCGCGCACCCTGACGATCGCCGAGCTCAACGATCGAGTTCGCCTGGGCCTCGACCGCAACGCCAGGGTTCTCATCACGTCCAATTGCCTCGAGACGCTTTGCGGCGAGGGCTGCGCGCCCACCGACCGCGTGCTGGTCCAGGCCGAACTTATGGCCGCGTTCCGGCATTGCCAGTTTTCCGAAGACAGCCCCGAACGCGATTTTGGCGTGGTCGAGCTGCGCGGCCGAACGGTCTGGATGAAGATCGACTACTACGACCTCACGCTCGACTATGGTTCCGATGATCCCGCCGACGCTTCGGTGACGACCCGGGTCATGACGATCCTGCTCCCCGAGGACTACTGA